A stretch of Kazachstania africana CBS 2517 chromosome 7, complete genome DNA encodes these proteins:
- the KAFR0G02250 gene encoding uncharacterized protein (similar to Saccharomyces cerevisiae YBR220C; ancestral locus Anc_6.118): MPDGKNVSKSLSRHDLPQFYLLVILYFLQGIPVGLAFGTVPFLLKSLVKETSFTSLGLFSMATYPYSLKILWSPIVDSFYNKRIGRRRSWIIPIQLISGIILWLIGWGISNNLIFEGVDNPFHGRDTDVKTNITQLVFWFGLLVILCATQDIAVDGWALTILSKRSLSYASTAQTVGLNIGYFLSFTIFLSLNSSEFVNKYFRNVNKPYGLVSLGGYMKFAGTIYILITVYIIFCTKEHPLATEQTLSNGHLPSNIDQIKEFELKQIEIIEYNDFNELNTENTQDITYIYRCFIKALKLKSVQSLAIIHLISKLAFQCNEGATNLKLLEKGFKREDLAVTVLIDVPFEIIFGYYVAKWSSDGGIEKKEDEQHGSILRAKQLEKNIMKRITSVLVGDAGVLTPWLYGFLGKLVAAMLGSYVLKMYPEDNKITTSYFLLVIVQHLLGSFMSTVQFVGISAFHTRIADPILGGTYMTLLNTLSNLGGTWPKIFIMSMISKLTTYECHITGKDKDTIEIVHVGMEICTKTLGGEVHILKDGYYITNIICIILGTILYFGFLKKKAQQLQKLPISDWRCT; this comes from the coding sequence ATGCCGGATGGAAAGAACGTTAGCAAGTCACTGTCGAGGCATGATTTACCTCAGTTCTATCTTCTGGTGATCTTATATTTCCTTCAAGGAATTCCTGTGGGCTTAGCGTTCGGAACAGTcccatttttattaaaatcattAGTTAAGGAAACGTCGTTTACATCATTAGGtctcttttcaatggcTACATATCCTTACTCTTTAAAGATCCTATGGTCTCCCATTGTAGATTCCTTCTATAATAAGCGCATAggtagaagaagaagttggATAATACCGATACAGTTGATCAGTGGTATAATATTATGGCTTATTGGTTGGGGGATTAGTAATAATCTCATATTCGAGGGTGTCGACAACCCATTCCATGGTAGAGATACTGATGTCAAGACTAATATAACACAACTTGTATTTTGGTTCGGGTTATTGGTGATTTTATGCGCGACACAGGACATTGCAGTTGATGGGTGGGCATTAACAATATTATCCAAGAGATCACTGTCATATGCTTCAACAGCACAAACAGTAGGTTTAAACATTGGCTATTTTCTATCATTTACGATCTTTCTATCGTTAAATTCTAGTGAATTTgtgaataaatattttagaAATGTGAACAAACCTTATGGTTTGGTTAGTCTTGGCGGATATATGAAATTTGCCGGCACTATTTACATTTTAATTACAGTGTACATAATATTTTGCACAAAAGAGCATCCTTTAGCCACGGAACAAACCCTGAGTAATGGTCATCTACCGTCTAATATTGATCAAATCAAGgaatttgaattgaaacagattgaaataatcgaatataatgatttcaatgaacTGAACACTGAAAACACACAGGATATTACATATATTTATCGTTGTTTTATCAAAGCTTTAAAGTTGAAATCCGTTCAATCTTTGGCGATAATCCATTTGATCTCAAAACTTGCATTTCAATGTAATGAAGGTGcaacaaatttaaaattgttaGAAAAGGGGTTTAAAAGAGAGGATCTCGCGGTTACAGTATTGATTGATGTACCATTTGAAATCATATTTGGGTATTATGTTGCCAAATGGAGTTCTGACGGTGGTATCGAAAAAAAGGAGGATGAACAACATGGTTCTATTCTTCGGGCTAAGCAATTGGAGAAAAACATTATGAAACGTATAACTTCTGTGTTAGTTGGTGATGCAGGTGTTCTTACACCATGGTTGTATGGTTTCTTGGGGAAGCTAGTAGCTGCCATGTTAGGAAGTTACGTATTGAAGATGTATCCAGAGGATAATAAGATTACAACTAGTTATTTTCTGTTGGTTATCGTCCAACATTTATTGGGATCATTTATGTCTACAGTACAGTTTGTCGGCATATCAGCGTTTCATACAAGAATAGCGGATCCTATACTTGGTGGTACGTATATGACATTACTGAACACATTGAGTAATCTTGGTGGAACGTGGCCtaaaatattcatcatGTCAATGATAAGTAAATTAACCACATATGAATGCCACATAACTGGAAAAGATAAAGACACCATCGAGATAGTTCATGTGGGGATGGAAATTTGTACAAAGACACTTGGTGGAGAAGTGCATATTTTAAAGGACGGTTATTATATCACAAACATAATATGTATAATACTTGGTACAATCTTATATTTTGGTTTtctaaaaaagaaagcacaacaattgcaaaaattaCCAATCAGCGATTGGAGATGTACGTAA